From a single Sulfolobus sp. E5-1-F genomic region:
- a CDS encoding NOB1 family endonuclease: MHIIFDTSAFLAGLQLSLDKIYTTQEVINEVKDRYSRFNLEIAISSGKVIIMKPSPKSLEKVIKVLNITRERKLSNTDISIIALALDLQPSVVLTDDLSVQNTLKHLGIQFSSVKINKKVEKSFKFKYICIDCKREFNIDHRECPYCGGKVVKRKIME; the protein is encoded by the coding sequence ATGCATATCATATTTGATACCTCAGCGTTTTTAGCTGGACTTCAATTATCATTAGATAAAATATATACTACGCAGGAGGTTATAAATGAAGTTAAGGATAGATATTCTAGATTTAACCTAGAAATCGCAATATCGTCTGGAAAGGTAATAATAATGAAACCCTCTCCAAAAAGTTTGGAAAAGGTAATTAAGGTATTGAATATTACTAGAGAGAGAAAACTATCTAATACAGATATATCAATTATCGCACTAGCGCTAGATCTACAACCTTCAGTCGTACTTACTGATGACTTGTCAGTACAAAATACACTTAAACATCTTGGAATACAATTCTCTTCAGTAAAGATTAATAAAAAAGTAGAAAAATCTTTTAAATTTAAATATATCTGCATTGACTGTAAGAGAGAATTTAACATAGACCACAGAGAATGCCCATATTGTGGTGGAAAAGTGGTAAAAAGAAAAATAATGGAGTAA
- a CDS encoding MFS transporter: MKGIRIIVARVIYSIHWFYLAPLIPFLASKLSLSLQIVGLIPFSFFLGSGIMQVPSAFLSTKIGLRNTLLLGLIIMSISPLLVSFSSSFIELLIFYLIDGVGASMFFSTGGGILASLNRDSPGLALGIYNASFAVGGLIGLNWYTMFGDYWSFYILSILTFFSLIINIDNPNLKPSWKIIRDNRIVILGISIAGIWGVYYVIGELYPTFAYYYLHLNLVDSGLFTSLLLISSVIGGSLTFLADRKIKKFNLLIISSLLGSVPSLLLYTKIYLLGIVITGIFNELAISVLYSIIASLQRDANTTMGLAVVNSLNILIGMNFEPLASYSGYYMWIVVNIIGLILFSLIMLIRQNISI; this comes from the coding sequence ATGAAAGGCATAAGAATCATAGTCGCTAGAGTTATTTACTCTATACATTGGTTTTATCTCGCACCTCTAATACCTTTTCTCGCAAGTAAACTTAGTTTATCATTACAGATTGTTGGTTTAATTCCTTTTTCCTTCTTTTTAGGCTCTGGTATTATGCAAGTACCTTCTGCCTTTTTATCAACCAAAATAGGATTAAGGAACACTTTACTCTTAGGTCTAATTATAATGAGTATATCGCCATTATTAGTATCATTCTCATCTAGTTTTATTGAATTACTGATATTTTACCTAATAGACGGCGTTGGCGCTTCAATGTTCTTTTCAACTGGAGGTGGGATTTTAGCTTCATTAAATAGGGATTCCCCTGGTTTAGCTTTAGGTATATATAACGCCTCTTTTGCAGTTGGGGGACTTATAGGTTTAAATTGGTATACAATGTTTGGGGACTATTGGTCATTTTACATCTTGTCAATTTTAACATTTTTCTCACTTATTATTAATATAGATAACCCTAACCTAAAACCAAGTTGGAAAATAATTAGAGACAATAGAATCGTAATTCTAGGGATTTCAATAGCAGGAATATGGGGAGTTTATTATGTTATAGGCGAATTATATCCGACGTTTGCATATTATTATTTGCATCTAAATTTAGTTGATTCAGGTTTGTTTACATCTCTCTTGCTTATTTCCTCAGTTATAGGCGGAAGTTTAACATTTTTAGCAGATAGAAAGATCAAGAAGTTTAACCTCCTTATAATTTCCTCACTTTTAGGTTCAGTTCCTTCTCTTCTTCTCTATACAAAAATATATTTACTAGGTATAGTAATAACTGGTATTTTTAATGAACTAGCAATATCAGTGCTTTACTCAATAATAGCTAGTTTGCAAAGAGACGCAAATACGACCATGGGATTAGCCGTGGTTAATTCACTAAATATTTTAATTGGAATGAATTTTGAGCCTCTAGCCTCATATTCTGGCTATTACATGTGGATTGTCGTTAATATCATCGGACTAATACTCTTTTCACTTATAATGTTAATTAGACAGAATATCTCAATTTAA
- a CDS encoding NAD(+)/NADH kinase, with protein sequence MRVKIVSKPTSQLDNIIEKIKNTCTKLGFEVVDKDYDYVIAVGGDGTLLRAVKQNKPVIAVKAGRRGLLMDVPLDKVEEALLRLKKGDYEEEEYMLLEMIYNDKVELGFNEVGILYDRPEAIKVGISFDTERVSVEGDGVLVSTPQGSSGWGMSATNSLIYKDLSAIEIIFVNPIFYYLRSVVIPPKPLVLRLEDKGYPQTARVVVDGEVVTLIKTNQEIMVRASKRKAKILRFFKLDLIGEVLHAYHI encoded by the coding sequence ATGAGAGTTAAGATAGTGAGTAAACCTACTTCACAACTTGATAACATCATAGAAAAAATTAAGAATACTTGTACTAAATTGGGCTTTGAAGTAGTCGATAAGGATTACGATTATGTTATTGCAGTAGGTGGAGATGGAACGTTATTAAGAGCAGTTAAGCAAAATAAACCAGTGATTGCTGTAAAGGCAGGTAGAAGAGGGTTATTAATGGATGTTCCGTTAGATAAGGTTGAGGAGGCTCTTTTGAGATTAAAAAAGGGAGATTATGAGGAGGAAGAATACATGCTATTAGAAATGATATATAATGATAAGGTAGAATTAGGATTCAACGAAGTAGGTATCTTGTATGATAGACCAGAAGCCATAAAAGTTGGAATAAGTTTTGATACGGAGAGAGTATCAGTAGAAGGGGATGGAGTTTTAGTTTCCACACCACAAGGAAGTAGTGGATGGGGAATGTCCGCAACTAACTCCCTAATATATAAAGATTTAAGTGCAATAGAGATAATATTCGTCAATCCAATTTTTTACTATTTGAGATCAGTTGTAATACCACCCAAGCCTCTGGTCTTAAGACTAGAGGATAAGGGATATCCACAAACAGCAAGAGTAGTAGTAGATGGTGAAGTAGTGACATTGATAAAAACTAATCAAGAAATTATGGTAAGGGCTTCAAAGCGTAAGGCAAAAATCTTAAGATTTTTCAAACTAGACTTAATAGGAGAAGTACTACATGCATATCATATTTGA